Within the Euzebya sp. genome, the region GCCGACCCCCGCTGGGCGGAGGTCCACGACCTCCACGACCTGCCGGGCCACGTCCTGAAGGAGGTCCAGCACTTCTTCAGCGTGTACAAGGACCTCGAGGGCAAGGCCGTCACCGTCGACGGCTTCCGCAGCCGGGACGCCGCGCTCGACCAGATCGCCCAGGACCGCGCCCGGTTCGCGTCGCTCGACCCCAAGCCCCGGATGCCCTGAGCGCACGCGCTGCAGGCGGTCCGTGACGGAGCGACAGCTCAGGCGCATGATGTGGCGGTCGATCAGAACCCGCCCCCGTCCCCGACCGACCCCCGAGCGTCCGAGCTGCGCACCTTCCCCCACCGGCGTCGACCGCTGGTGACCGCCGTGGTCGCCAGCGCCCTCGTGCTGCTCGCCCACCCCGCCGCGGTGCCCGCGGCCACCGGCGGTCCGGACACCGACCCGGCCGGGACCCCCGAGCTCGCCGTCCAGGTCGAATCGGACCCCGACGTGCAGGCGGCGCGGTCCACGTTGGACGCCGCCCACGCGCGGGCCGCGGAGGCCTCGCGCCGCCTGGACGACCTGGCGGCCACCTTCGAGACCGCCCGCGGCCACGCCGAGCGGCTGGCTGACGAGCTCGCCGGCGCGGACGACCGGGTCGCCGACGCGGAGGAGGCCGTCCGGGAGGCCCAGGCGGCGCACGCCGAGCAGGTCCGTGCCGCCTACATGCAACCCGGCCTGGACCTCGTCCGCGTCTCGGGCGCGTTCCTCCTGTCGCCCGACGTCGGCAGCGCCCTCCACGCGAGCGCCGTGATGGAGCGGGTGGCCGCGAACCGGTCCGCCACGGTCCGGTCGGTCGCCCAAGCCGGCCGGGAGGTGCTGGCCGACATCGGCAACCAGCGCGACATCGCCGGCGGCACGGCGGCGTCGATGCGGGACGTGGAGGACCTGAGCGCGACGTTCACCCAGGCGCTCGAGCAGGCCCAGGCCGAGGTCGCGGCGGCCGAGGACGCCCTGGCCGACGCCGAGGCGGACGCGGAGGCCCGCCTGGCCGCGGAGGCGGCCCTGTCCGCAGCCGGCGTGGGCGTCGTCGGCGGGACGACCGCCGCCGGCACCGTGATCGCGACGATCAACGGCGGGACCCAGGAGATGGCGTGCCCGCTGGGGCAGCCCAACGGGTTCATCGACTCCTGGGGGTTCCCGCGGTCGGGCGGGCGCAGCCACAAGGGCGTGGACATGTTCGCCGCCTACGGCGCACCGATCTACGCGGCCGCCGACGGCTACGTCCGGCGCGTCTTCAACAACGCGCTCGGGGGCCTGTCGATCGACACGGTCGACGCCCTCGGCAACCGCTACTACCACGCGCACCTCTCGGCGGCGTACGTCGTCGACGGCCAGAGCGTGCAGGCGGGGCAGCTGATCGGCGCCAACGGCAACAGCGGCAACGCGATCGCCACCCCGCCCCACCTGCACTGGCAGTTCCACCCCGCCGACGGCGGACCCGTCAACCCCTACCCGCTGGCCGCCGCCCTCTGCCGGTAGACTCCGGGCCGCCATGGCCGACGAGACCCCGCACCGCCGACGCATCGACCGCGTCACGAGCGACACCTACCTGGAGGGCCTCGCGGACCGGGCGGTCGGCGACATCCGCGCGATGCGCGACGAGTGCCGCGAGGAGGAGGCCCGCCTCAGCTACGCCCGACGGCTGCTGCACGGCCAGCTCGACGTGGTGAAGGCCGAGCTCGAGCGGCGCGACGGCGGCGGGTCGGATTCGCTCGTGACGACGCTCGGCGAGATCCTCGCCGACCAGCCCCGCGGGGGGCCGGTCCGCTCGGTGGGCGACGCCCAGATCTTCACGCCATCCGGGCCGACGGGTCGGCGCCCCGGCGACACCGTCCTGGACGACGTGCCGCTCAGCCGCCTCCCCGATCTCGACGACGAGGAGCTCGCCGCGGTCGTGACGCGCCTGACCGACGAGGAGTCGTCGATCTCGTCGCTGCGGCGGACGGTCCTCGACCACCTGGATCGGCTGCAGGAGGAGCTCGTCGTCCGCTACCGCGACGGCGTCGCCTCGATCGACGAGGTCGTCCCACCGGGTCAGCGCTAGCCGGTGCCGGCATCCGCGGGCCGGCCGGCCGTGATCGTGACCCGCGGCGGCGTCGTCGAGTCGGTGCACTCCGCGCACGTCGTGGTCGCCCCCGCCGACGGCCCCCCGGTCGAGGTCCTCGGCGACGGCGGTTCGGTCGTCTACCCCCGCTCTGCGCTCAAGCCCCTGCAGGCCCTCGCCGTCCGGGCGCAGCTGGGCGAGCACGGGGCGACGCCGGACGTCCGGCAGCTGGCCATCGCCTGCGCCAGCCACAGGGGCGCCGACGACCACCAGGTCGAGGCGGCCGGGCTGCTGGCGGAGGCCGGCCTGGACGAGTCGGCGCTCCGCTGCCCGGCCGCGTGGCCCGAGGACGCCGCGGTCCGCTCGGACCTCGACGCGCCGACCACGCTGTCCCACAACTGCTCCGGCAAGCACGCCGCCTTCCTGTGGGCGCACACGGCGGCGGGGGAACCGGCGGGCAGCTACCTCGACCCAGACAGCGATCTGCAGCAGCGGATCGCCGCGCGGGTCGGGCAGGTCATCGGCGAGGCGTTGGTCGGCCCGGGCGTCGACGGGTGCGGCGCACCGGCGTGGCGGTGCTCGCTCAGCGGCCTGGCGCGCGGGTTCGCCCGGCTGGAGGAGGGACGTGACGACGACCTCCGCGCGGTGCGGGCGGCGATGACGGCCCACCCGCACCTGATCGGCGGGGAGGGGACGGCTGACACCGCCATGATGCTGAGCGACACCCGTGTCGTCGCCAAGCGGGGAGCGGAGGGGATCATGGCCTGCGGGTTCACCCACCCGGCTCACGGACCGCTCGGCATCGCGGTCAAGGTGCTGGACGGCGCGGAGCGCGCGGCCGGGCCCCTCGCCGCGGCGGTGTGCCACGCCCTCGGGGCCGTCGTGCCGACCGAGGTCCTGCGGACGCCCGTGCTCGGCGGTGGACGGCCGCAGGGCGAGGTGGTCGCCACGCCCGACGTGGCGGCCGTCACCACTGAGGCGTTCGGCCTGGCGTAGCCGCCGGGCGGTGCACGCCGCCGGTGCTTGCTCTTGCAAACAGTGCTTGCAGCTGTTAGCATAGATGTCAACGAGGCAAGCAGAAGCGTCAGGGGAGGAGGTGACCGCCGTGGTGGATGCGAAGAAGGTGCTGCACGCGGCGAGCCACACCGTCTCCGACGTGACGGGTGCCGCCGAGTCGACGGTGCGGGATGCCACGACCGAGGCGGACCGGCGCGTCCGCGAGCTGGGCGCGTTCATCCGCGAGCAGCGGGAGCACGCGCGGCTGTCGGGCCGGAACCTGGCCAAGCGCGCCGGCGTCTCCAACCCGTACCTGTCCCAGAT harbors:
- a CDS encoding M23 family metallopeptidase gives rise to the protein MAVDQNPPPSPTDPRASELRTFPHRRRPLVTAVVASALVLLAHPAAVPAATGGPDTDPAGTPELAVQVESDPDVQAARSTLDAAHARAAEASRRLDDLAATFETARGHAERLADELAGADDRVADAEEAVREAQAAHAEQVRAAYMQPGLDLVRVSGAFLLSPDVGSALHASAVMERVAANRSATVRSVAQAGREVLADIGNQRDIAGGTAASMRDVEDLSATFTQALEQAQAEVAAAEDALADAEADAEARLAAEAALSAAGVGVVGGTTAAGTVIATINGGTQEMACPLGQPNGFIDSWGFPRSGGRSHKGVDMFAAYGAPIYAAADGYVRRVFNNALGGLSIDTVDALGNRYYHAHLSAAYVVDGQSVQAGQLIGANGNSGNAIATPPHLHWQFHPADGGPVNPYPLAAALCR
- a CDS encoding aerial mycelium formation protein; this translates as MADETPHRRRIDRVTSDTYLEGLADRAVGDIRAMRDECREEEARLSYARRLLHGQLDVVKAELERRDGGGSDSLVTTLGEILADQPRGGPVRSVGDAQIFTPSGPTGRRPGDTVLDDVPLSRLPDLDDEELAAVVTRLTDEESSISSLRRTVLDHLDRLQEELVVRYRDGVASIDEVVPPGQR
- a CDS encoding asparaginase, producing the protein MPASAGRPAVIVTRGGVVESVHSAHVVVAPADGPPVEVLGDGGSVVYPRSALKPLQALAVRAQLGEHGATPDVRQLAIACASHRGADDHQVEAAGLLAEAGLDESALRCPAAWPEDAAVRSDLDAPTTLSHNCSGKHAAFLWAHTAAGEPAGSYLDPDSDLQQRIAARVGQVIGEALVGPGVDGCGAPAWRCSLSGLARGFARLEEGRDDDLRAVRAAMTAHPHLIGGEGTADTAMMLSDTRVVAKRGAEGIMACGFTHPAHGPLGIAVKVLDGAERAAGPLAAAVCHALGAVVPTEVLRTPVLGGGRPQGEVVATPDVAAVTTEAFGLA